From Nicotiana tabacum cultivar K326 chromosome 22, ASM71507v2, whole genome shotgun sequence, one genomic window encodes:
- the LOC107800392 gene encoding large ribosomal subunit protein eL20, with amino-acid sequence MVTYKFHQYQVVGRALPTESDEHPKIYRMKLWATNEVRAKSKFWYYLRKLKKVKKSNGQMLAINEIFEKNPTKIKNYGIWLRYQSRTGYHNMYKEYRDTTLNGAVEQMYTEMASRHRVRHHCIQIIKTATIPAKLCKRESTKQFHDSKIKFPLVFKKVRPPSRKLKTTYKATRPNLFM; translated from the exons ATGGTGACCTACAAA TTTCATCAGTACCAGGTGGTGGGCAGAGCTCTGCCAACAGAGAGCGATGAGCACCCAAAGATCTACCGAATGAAACTTTGGGCTACGAATGAGGTCCGTGCTAAATCCAAATTTTG GTACTACTTGAGAAAGTTGAAGAAGGTGAAGAAGAGTAATGGGCAGATGCTGGCTATTAATGAG ATCTTTGAGAAGAATCCAACTAAGATCAAGAACTATGGTATATGGCTGCGTTATCAGAGTAGAACTGGGTACCACAACATGTACAAGGAGTACCGAGATACCACtttgaatggagctgtggaacaGATGTACACTGAGATGGCTTCACGTCACAGGGTCCGCCATCACTGCATCCAGATCATCAAGACAGCCACTATTCCAGCTAAGCTATGTAAGAGGGAGAGCACCAAGCAGTTCCATGACTCCAAAATCAAGTTCCCATTGGTGTTCAAGAAAGTCAGACCACCTAGTAGAAAACTCAAGACAACATACAAGGCTACCAGACCCAACTTGTTCATGTAA
- the LOC142175759 gene encoding non-specific lipid-transfer protein 1-like yields MTNSKLVPLSLLLVCTVLVAALQTKALLSCDTVYSSLQPCIGYVLGGGTLPPDCCGGLKSLLTVAKTTLDRQSFCSCVKGVASSATPEELARANGLAGRCHARVLFKIRPDMDCSKVK; encoded by the coding sequence ATGACTAACTCTAAATTGGTACCACTTTCTTTGCTCCTTGTTTGCACAGTGCTGGTTGCGGCACTTCAGACAAAGGCATTACTCTCATGTGACACAGTGTATAGTAGCCTCCAGCCATGCATTGGTTACGTACTTGGTGGCGGAACTCTGCCACCAGATTGTTGCGGTGGGCTTAAATCTCTCCTCACTGTCGCCAAGACCACTCTTGATCGTCAGAGTTTTTGCTCGTGCGTCAAGGGCGTTGCTTCTAGTGCCACACCCGAAGAACTCGCACGAGCCAACGGTCTGGCGGGACGATGCCACGCGCGTGTTCTTTTCAAGATTAGACCAGATATGGATTGTTCAAAGGTCAAATAA